A stretch of Sebastes fasciatus isolate fSebFas1 chromosome 19, fSebFas1.pri, whole genome shotgun sequence DNA encodes these proteins:
- the thnsl2 gene encoding threonine synthase-like 2, with protein sequence MQYCSTRGGVRGWDFRDVLLSGYAPDGGMFMPESVPVLSPDTLRAWRGLTYTKLVVEVASLFIPTQLIPREDLEVLVGEALSGFSVPEVVTIARLKDGLSVLELFHGDTLAFKDLAMTCTVRFLDYFLRKQNRRATVIVGTSGDTGGSAIQSAKGLGGFDVVVIYPRGRITPVQEKHMITCLEDNIHVFAADGSSDDIDQPLRRLFADQELVKSHGLMSLNSVNWSRVMVQLAHFIYAYLELSGMEQAEADGDLPVLEVVVPTGGAGNIAAGYIVKQMGLPLKLVAMVNSNDIVHRTVTTGDFSMAANVTQTLASAIDIQDPYNMERVFWLLLGKDGASVKNMMEEFQQSHRHSLPDNHRKLLSQVLSTGSVTDEGILEIMRRCWEENQYVLCPHTAVAVWHHYHCPHSPGLNRCYIATASPAKFQAAVQRAGLTFDLPEAVLALDKLATRYQNLERSENWCKDWEDSLREKLQSVSSARKNKETYYS encoded by the exons ATGCAGTACTGCAGTACTCGTGGTGGGGTCCGTGGATGGGACTTCCGGGATGTGCTGTTGTCAGGTTACGCTCCAGACGGGGGGATGTTCATGCCCGAGAGCGTCCCTGTGCTGAGCCCAGACACCTTGAGGGCCTGGAGGGGGCTGACCTACACCAAACTGGTGGTAGAGGTCGCCTCACTGTTCATCCCCACTCAGCTGATCCCCAGAGAGGACCTGGAGG TCCTAGTGGGTGAAGCCCTGTCTGGTTTCTCAGTGCCCGAGGTGGTGACAATCGCCCGGCTGAAGGACGGTCTGTCAGTCCTGGAGCTCTTCCATGGAGACACCTTAGCCTTTAAGGACCTGGCCATGACCTGCACTGTGCGCTTCCTCGACTACTTCCTGCGAAAACAGAATCGCAGAGCTACTGTTATTGTTG GTACATCAGGGGACACAGGTGGCTCAGCCATCCAGAGCGCCAAAGGTCTCGGTGGGTTTGATGTGGTGGTGATTTACCCCCGAGGACGCATCACTCCGGTCCAAGAGAAACACATGATCACCTGCCTGGAGGATAATATCCATGTGTTTGCAG CAGACGGCAGCTCAGATGACATAGATCAGCCTCTGCGCCGTCTCTTTGCCGACCAGGAGCTGGTCAAGTCTCACGGTCTCATGAGCCTTAACTCAGTCAACTGGTCTAGAGTCATGGTCCAGCTGGCTCACTTCATCTATGCTTACCTGGAGCTCAGCGGTATGGAGCAGGCCGAGGCTGACGGAGACCTGCCTGTGCTGGAGGTGGTGGTGCCAACTGGAGGGGCGGGAAATATTGCAG ctGGCTACATAGTAAAGCAGATGGGATTGCCCTTGAAGCTGGTGGCCATGGTGAATTCTAATGACATCGTGCACAGGACGGTAACCACTGGGGACTTTTCCATGGCAGCTAATGTCACACAAACTTTGGCCTCTGCCATAGACATCCAG GACCCGTACAACATGGAGCGAGTGTTCTGGCTGCTGCTGGGCAAAGATGGTGCTTCAGTGAAGAACATGATGGAGGAGTTTCAACAATCTCACAGACACTCTCTGCCGGACAACCACCGCAAACTA TTGTCACAAGTTTTATCAACTGGATCAGTGACCGATGAAGGGATCCTGGAGATCATGAGGAGATGCTGGGAGGAAAACCAGTATGTCCTGTGTCCACACACAGCTGTGGCTGTATGGCATCATTACCACTGTCCTCACAGCCCCGGGCTCAACAG GTGTTACATTGCAACAGCATCTCCAGCCAAGTTTCAGGCAGCAGTGCAGAGGGCCggcctgacctttgacctaccCGAGGCAGTGCTGGCGTTGGACAAGTTGGCCACCCGTTACCAGAACCTGGAGCGGAGCGAGAACTGGTGCAAAGACTGGGAGGACAGTCTGAGAGAGAAACTCCAGTCTGTGAGTTCAGCCAGGAAGAACAAAGAGACTTATTACAGCTGA
- the tbc1d13 gene encoding TBC1 domain family member 13, translating into MSTAYKNRIQEFKETLSEENLNLETLRELCFNGIPFEGGIRALCWKVLLNYLPLDQTLWESFLKKQREVYTQFLKEMIIQPGIAKANMGLSREDVTMEDHPLNPNPDSRWNNYFKDNEILLQIDKDVRRLYPDMAFFQRPTEYPCQLILDPQNDYETLRRRVEQTTLKAQTVNRNRSGVTNVSSPGKSLNLYPSNEYEVLPNGSEAHWEVVERILFIYAKLNPGIAYVQGMNEIVGPIYYTFATDPNSEWNEHAEADTFFCFTNLMSENRDNFIKSLDDSQCGITYKMESVYSMLKDKDLELYLKLEEQNIKPQYFTFRWLTLLLSQEFLLPDVIRIWDTLFSDQDRFHFLILVCCAMLILIRENLLAGDFTVNMRLLQDYPISDVHTILTKAKDLRDNA; encoded by the exons ATGTCTACTGCCTACAAGAACAG AATACAAGAATTCAAAGAAACCTTGAGTGAAGAAAACCTAAACTTGGAGACACTGAGGGAGCTGTGCTTCAATG GAATCCCGTTTGAAGGAGGCATACGAGCGCTTTGCTGGAAA GTCCTTCTCAATTATCTACCTCTCGATCAGACATTATGGGAGTCTTTCCTAAAAAAGCAGAG GGAGGTGTACACCCAGTTCCTAAAAGAAATGATCATCCAGCCTGGTATTGCCAAAGCCAACATGGGCCTTTCCAGAGAAGATGTGACTATGGAGGACCAT ccTCTAAATCCGAACCCAGATAGCAGGTGGAATAACTACTTCAAAGATAATGAGATTCTACTACAAATTGACAAGGATGTAAG GCGGCTGTACCCAGACATGGCGTTCTTCCAGCGTCCTACAGAATACCCTTGCCAACTTATCTTGGACCCTCAGAATGATTATGAGACGCTGCGTCGACGAGTCGAACAAACCACACTGAAAGCACAAACAGTAAACCGCAACCGCAGTGGAGTCACCAAT GTCAGCTCTCCTGGAAAGTCGTTGAACCTGTATCCGTCTAACGAATATGAGGTGTTGCCCAATGGGAGTGAAGCGCACTGGGAGGTGGtggagcggatcctcttcattTATGCCAAACTCAACCCTGGGATTGCCTACGTACAGGGCATGAATGAGATTGTTGGGCCAATTTACTACACCTTTGCCACGGACCCCAACAGCGAATGGAACG AGCACGCTGAAGCAGATACGTTCTTCTGTTTCACCAACCTGATGTCGGAGAACAGAGACAACTTCATCAAGAGCCTTGATGACTCTCAGTGCGGCATCACCTACAAGATGGAGAGTGTGTACTCCATGCTCAAAGACAAAGACCTGGAGCTCTATCTTAAGCTG GAAGAGCAGAACATCAAACCCCAGTATTTCACATTCCGCTGGCTGACCCTATTGCTATCTCAGGAGTTCCTCCTGCCAGACGTCATCCGCATCTGGGACACCCTGTTTTCTGACCAGGACAGATTCCACTTCCTCATCCTGGTGTGCTGCGCCATGCTCAT ACTCATCCGAGAGAATTTACTGGCAGGAGACTTCACAGTGAATATGAGATTACTGCAG GATTACCCCATCTCAGATGTCCACACCATCCTGACCAAGGCCAAAGATCTGCGGGATAACGCCTAA